DNA sequence from the Penicillium psychrofluorescens genome assembly, chromosome: 3 genome:
CCGTGCTCATTTAGCAGGGCGCGCCGGTTGTGAGGATAGACttggcctgctgggcatAAGTGCAGGCGCCCTCCATGTTGCCGTCGGAGAAACCAGCGTCCCACATCATGATACCGCCGAAGCCAGAAGAAGTGCTGTTGGCGCCAATGCTACTGACAACGGTTGCCAGAGCGGTGGGGTCAACGTAGTACTGCGCGCCGGAGGCGGTGCCCGTGGCGGCATCTGCGGAGGCGGGAACACCGAGGAAGATCTTTGCGCGGGATGAGGGAGTATTGGCGACGTTCGCAACCCACGCGCTGAAGTTGGGGGCGGGCATGGAGCAGCCAGGGTTGTTGTAGAACTGGACCCAGAGGTAATCGAACTgcgaggtggtgatgatTGCCTGCATGTTCGGCTCGGGAATCGGGCACTGCGGAGCCCCAGAGATGAGATAGGTCTTGCTGGAATCTTGGGTGAACTTGGAGCGCAGAGTCGAAATCAGGTATTGGTAGTACTCGTTTCCAGTGGCGACTTCGATATCGAAATCCCAGCCATCGACGGCGGCATTTCCGAAGGGACGGGGAACGGAGCcattgccgccgccgccatagGCAGACCACAGGTTCGCACCAATggtctccgcctccgcctGCGAGGCCAAACTGTaagatccagcagcaccgccaagcGAGACAAGCACCTTGACGCCCGCGTTCTGGCAAGTCGTGATAGCCGAGCCGATGGACTCACAGCCCTGGCCCTCACCGGAGCTGGAAACACTGCAACTTTGGCCAAAAGATCCACTAGGAATCATCTGACCATTGCCATATACGTCAAGGAACGATAGAACAATCACGTCAATTCCGGATTGCCCGGTGCAGTAGGAAGACATGTCGTTGTTCTCGACGGCACTGCCCCCATTCTGACCCCAGTAGACGACGTTCAGAGGACCGTTGTCACGACGAATCTTGCGGTGCGGCACAGCCGACGCCGCGGAAGCCATAAGACCAATGCTAGCCACAGTTGAGAAACGCATGTTGAATATTGGAACAGGGAATCAATCCGTGTGTGAATGTAAGAGATGGATGCTGATGGTATTCAAATCCAGGAATACCGTTGAAGATTTCGTAAAAAGGAGATCAACTCCGATAGAATAGAATAAAAAAATATACAAACGGATTCGTCAAGAACCGAGGAAAGAAGACTGGAGGAAGCTTGTCGTGATTGGGGATGAAGAAAACAAATCCCTTGATGGCGTGAGCAAGCTCCTTTATTTATGCATTCTactcgagaagctcgagaagggAGAATTGGACCCCATTAGCAGATGGTGGATCTCATCCCTCCATTCATCGACCAAAAGTCCGGTGTAGGTTGGGCTATGTTATGGGTATCGCCACATGGGGGTGCCTCTGATTCGGCAGTTTGGGGGAGGTACATCCAACAAAGTGACCCTTGTCAATATGTGACAATTTGCCAGAGCTAGCCCCGAGAGTTGGATGATCCACTGCATCTCGTAAGAAGGCAGTGTATCAGATTCCAAAAGGCTTTTTCACGTTTTGACGTCCGGCCCCATTTTGGATTCTGGCCCCAATGTCCTGCATGGCGATCGGGATCTTGTTCAGATTGGCCCCGGGGCATGTAACGTGAGGAATTTGGACCTGCTTGAATGAGGAAATGATGACACACCTAGTAGCTACAGAAGTAGTTCACTGGCCTGGTCGTAGCTACCCACTCGTGAACATGAAACACACACTTACCCGATGTAGAAATTCATGGTGAAAGGGTTCATGAACATTATGACGACAATAAAAATCGAATTCCCTCCCGTGTCAAACACCGGGTCCATGGTTGAGCCGTGTCGCGCAGAAATGAACGGGTTGACAAACGCATGTCGTCGGGCGTGCTCGTCCGCCCTAAAGAACGGGTTCCTGACTGTGCGGCCTGAGCACCAACCGACCTACTTCTCCAGACATTCACACACTCAGCCATGCTAGCATTGAAGCAGAACGACTATAGTTAGCTTCTGAAACTCAATCAACGCCAAAAAAAGATAATCTGCAGGGTATTTCACGACCATCGCCACTGAGTCGGCACTGCCGGCATGGGGCCCCTGTGAGGTCAGTGGGGTCGAATTAAGCAACGTTCAGCCTAACCCAGGGGCAGCCTGCATAACCAGGGGTGGCCTGCACAACCCCATGGGTGGCCTACGTAACCACCAGGTACCCTAAGTAACCACCAGTTGCCATAAGTAACCCGATGGCGGCCTGAATAACCTGAAGGCGACCTAGATAATTCCAACCTACACCAATTCCGCCTCCCACGGACAGACCGAAATCTGCACAACTTTCTGTGTAATGCCTGCCAGAGTATTCAACTCTCCGGATTGGGCCCCCATGCGGGTGGCGGATGATCCACGCAGGATTCACGTTTAGCCCGAATCTTAGCGTCACTCTGAATAAGAGCGAATCCTTCTGTGCAGGACCCTGCCAAGACGGAGTTAGAGGGACCTGATGGATCGGGGATTTTCAGGGCCAATGGCAAATGATGCCTTTCGCCCGTGTGCCTGCATTGGGGATTTGCTATGAATAGTAACGACATTGTCACGGACCACTTCGCGGGAGGAATCTACTGATGTCAATGCGTCCGAGCTCCGAGATCTGGCAGAATGCAGCTACACGAGCCCCCGCATATTCTCATTGACAGTGTCGCTGGTTGCAACATGGGGGCATGGGTATAGTCCCATTCTACACCGGACACGTTGATGTGAAATAGTGGTAGTCTGTATTGTTCACTAGACTGGGACCGGTTGGCATACATAACCATAACCGTAAATTGAACATGGGGGTACAGATGCTTTGGGAACAGGATGCTTCAGTATCAGATAGCCCGGAGACCGCATAGTCGTAAAAATTCGTAAACATGCAAGAGGTCCGTATTCGTAAAGAGGCGACCTGTTGGCCGCGAGTCAAATCATCGGCACACCCACTTCTTGTCAGCCTCCTTCTGGCCCACACGAACTGCAACATGGTCAAGAGTAGCCTTCAGCGTATCTTTCGACACTTTGGGGAATCTAAGAGAATCGCGGTCAGCCTAGACGTTGCAAGAAAAACATCAACacatacttcttcttcaagatCTCGACAAGCCCAATTTTGCTGAGATCATTGCCCTCTACCGCCTTCTTGAACTCGTCCAGCTGTTCCGGTGGGAATGGTCGCTTCGCCTTTGACAACGAGGTCGGCAGGACAGCACCCACGGCTGATGTTGCCTGGCCCGCGGGGCCCCAGGAAGCAGGGAGCGTTTGCGGACCCAGGCTTTTTGGCGCAACCCGCCCCTTCGCGGGACCAGAGTTATTAGGTTGAGGCTTCTGCCAGTATTCATC
Encoded proteins:
- a CDS encoding uncharacterized protein (ID:PFLUO_005587-T1.cds;~source:funannotate), whose product is MRFSTVASIGLMASAASAVPHRKIRRDNGPLNVVYWGQNGGSAVENNDMSSYCTGQSGIDVIVLSFLDVYGNGQMIPSGSFGQSCSVSSSGEGQGCESIGSAITTCQNAGVKVLVSLGGAAGSYSLASQAEAETIGANLWSAYGGGGNGSVPRPFGNAAVDGWDFDIEVATGNEYYQYLISTLRSKFTQDSSKTYLISGAPQCPIPEPNMQAIITTSQFDYLWVQFYNNPGCSMPAPNFSAWVANVANTPSSRAKIFLGVPASADAATGTASGAQYYVDPTALATVVSSIGANSTSSGFGGIMMWDAGFSDGNMEGACTYAQQAKSILTTGAPC